The following proteins are co-located in the Verrucomicrobiota bacterium genome:
- a CDS encoding glycosyltransferase has product MRHVYRQICGLQSVDTFVITKHRQHADEYPFGDVVEIGAPRLNPLRRAFGKYIRRLPPMVYRGEFEATRRILIRRDPDLMHVYFGNTGVHLLPLIRAWDRPTVLSFHGMDVQARPEEKGYLQKLRGALNIVPLVLVRSESIGKRLVELGCAEDKIRLNRTGIPLDRFPMVERTIPIDGAWHLVQACRLIPKKGLPTALRAFQIVSKHLPNARFTIAGAGPMQPELERLTGELGLSQRVRFTGFLDQARLRELYEQAHVFLHPSELAPDANQEGVPNSMLEAMASGLPVIATRHGGIPEAVNDEKQGLLVPEKQPAALAEAICRLCGNAGLWSRLGKSANLRVAEEFAQPRQIERLEAAYFEAVTRRARWKRAGTT; this is encoded by the coding sequence ATGCGCCACGTGTACCGCCAGATCTGCGGGTTGCAGTCGGTCGATACGTTCGTCATCACCAAGCACCGGCAGCATGCGGACGAGTACCCGTTCGGGGACGTCGTGGAGATCGGGGCGCCCCGCCTGAATCCGTTGCGGCGCGCCTTTGGGAAATACATCCGCCGGCTGCCCCCGATGGTGTACCGCGGCGAATTTGAAGCCACGCGGCGTATCCTCATCCGGCGGGACCCGGACCTGATGCACGTTTATTTCGGCAACACCGGGGTGCATTTACTCCCGCTGATTCGTGCCTGGGATCGGCCCACAGTCCTGTCGTTCCACGGCATGGATGTCCAGGCCCGGCCCGAAGAGAAGGGTTACCTTCAAAAGTTAAGGGGAGCGCTGAACATCGTGCCGCTGGTCCTGGTCCGGAGTGAATCGATCGGCAAACGCCTGGTCGAACTGGGGTGCGCCGAAGATAAGATCCGTCTTAACCGGACCGGGATCCCGCTCGATCGTTTTCCCATGGTCGAGCGAACCATACCCATCGACGGCGCCTGGCACCTGGTCCAGGCATGCCGGTTAATCCCGAAAAAAGGCCTCCCGACGGCGTTGCGCGCTTTTCAGATCGTTTCGAAGCACTTGCCGAACGCGCGCTTTACCATCGCCGGCGCCGGCCCGATGCAGCCGGAGCTCGAACGCCTGACCGGCGAACTCGGTTTAAGCCAACGGGTCCGTTTCACCGGTTTCCTGGACCAGGCGCGTCTGCGGGAGCTGTACGAACAGGCGCACGTCTTCCTGCACCCGAGCGAGCTCGCGCCCGATGCAAACCAGGAAGGTGTGCCTAACTCGATGCTCGAAGCCATGGCGTCCGGACTCCCGGTGATCGCCACCCGGCATGGCGGCATCCCTGAAGCCGTCAACGATGAAAAGCAGGGCCTGCTGGTGCCGGAAAAACAACCGGCCGCCCTGGCCGAAGCCATCTGCCGGCTGTGCGGGAACGCCGGTCTATGGTCGCGGCTGGGCAAGAGCGCTAACCTCCGGGTCGCAGAGGAATTCGCCCAGCCGCGTCAGATCGAGCGTTTGGAAGCGGCCTATTTCGAAGCCGTCACACGGCGGGCACGGTGGAAGAGAGCGGGCACAACGTAA